The Trichoplusia ni isolate ovarian cell line Hi5 chromosome 17, tn1, whole genome shotgun sequence genome includes a region encoding these proteins:
- the LOC113502549 gene encoding uncharacterized protein LOC113502549, with product MPYYCTVPRCTSMAGKAKNVSFHQFPRDAELAKLWNNILKRGKPYTKYSKVCSLHFKPEDYTITSAGKNKGQWRTLRKDAIPSQNLPSDTPAPYHKRQSGAWVPSMPVVEDQMIQAQHIAQAIYMQTMLAIQAAGVTDPIARNALCNGLLPPPLEDPEPQPTASPDPSSSEDEPQTTDSHRPSPIETDPGNTSYKCDDCSKCFKDPDVFLIHKRSHKPENGKENLDINALKPETLKSNPILANLLKNTMEKNIFNPNFIEKQLLVSFSNFSNMEGYLRSVNGYDVCDNSELSESDKLVIDESAA from the exons ATGCCTTATTACTGTACGGTGCCGCGATGCACATCAATGGCAGGAAAAGCGAAAAACGTATCGTTTCATCAGTTTCCTAGGGACGCAGAGCTTGCGAAACTAtggaataacattttaaaacggGGGAAACCATACACAAAGTACTCTAAAGTATGTAGTCTGCACTTCAAACCGGAAGATTATACAATAACAAGCGCAGGAAAAAATAAAG GACAATGGCGGACATTGCGGAAGGATGCCATCCCATCACAAAACTTGCCATCCGACACACCAGCTCCGTACCATAAGAGGCAGTCCGGTGCCTGGGTGCCAAGCATGCCTGTTGTCGAAGACCAG ATGATACAAGCGCAGCACATTGCTCAAGCTATATACATGCAGACCATGCTGGCTATCCAAGCGGCCGGCGTCACAGACCCCATCGCGCGCAATGCCCTATGTAATG GTTTACTCCCACCGCCTTTAGAAGACCCTGAACCACAGCCCACCGCATCGCCAGACCCGTCGAGCTCGGAAGACGAACCACAGACCACAGACTCTCACAGACCCTCCCCCATAGAAACAGACCCAGGTAATACCTCATACAAATGTGACGACTGTTCCAAATGTTTCAAAGATCCAGACGTCTTTCTCATACACAAAAGATCACACAAGCCCGAAAATGGTAAAGAAAATCTAGATATAAATGCGTTAAAGCCGGAAACGCTGAAATCCAATCCTATTTTAGCCAATTTACTTAAGAATACTAtggaaaagaatatttttaatccaaatTTTATTGAGAAACAACTCTTGGTGAGCTTTTCGAATTTCTCCAATATGGAAGGTTATTTAAGAAGCGTCAACGGTTATGACGTATGTGATAATAGCGAGTTAAGTGAGTCTGATAAACTTGTTATTGATGAAAGTGCAGCTTAG